In the genome of Deinococcus seoulensis, one region contains:
- a CDS encoding MFS transporter — protein sequence MSDAALPRPALDIGRLAPLYSAQALATGATTVSTVLASLIMSGLHFEALVGLPSTLISTSAALSAGAFGALMIRRGRRTGLSAAFVLGAVGAAVGFVGARWALLPVFLLGACMMGAAQGGYQQARYAAAESVPDDRRGAALGALMLMSVLGSFLMTGASRPIEALGAALGSTPEVAGWLVGGALLGVAALLIRLWRPTTASITASFPAHATLPAQTAAPAKLTVRAAFAIPGVRSTALALATAQGLMVTLMSLTPLRAHHMGMDHGAVAALISGHILGMFGFGWLTGPLIDRLGLRFGYVGGALLLAAAALCAPLSGAAWLAVSMFGLGLGWNLAFVAGSKALTRFPAAQGVTDGLGYVAAGVGTALGGVIIARAGFPVLAAGCAVLALLPLISAWRVRAA from the coding sequence ATGAGTGACGCCGCGCTGCCCCGCCCGGCCCTGGACATCGGGCGACTGGCGCCGCTGTACTCCGCGCAGGCACTGGCGACCGGCGCGACCACCGTCAGCACCGTGCTGGCCAGCCTGATCATGAGCGGCCTGCACTTCGAGGCGCTGGTGGGCCTGCCCAGCACCCTGATCAGCACGTCGGCGGCGCTGTCGGCCGGGGCGTTCGGGGCGCTGATGATCCGCCGGGGCCGCCGCACCGGCCTGAGTGCCGCCTTCGTGCTGGGCGCCGTGGGGGCCGCCGTGGGCTTCGTGGGTGCCCGCTGGGCGCTGCTGCCGGTGTTCCTGCTGGGAGCCTGCATGATGGGCGCCGCGCAGGGCGGCTACCAGCAGGCCCGTTACGCCGCTGCCGAGAGTGTGCCCGACGACCGGCGCGGCGCGGCGCTGGGCGCCCTGATGCTCATGAGCGTGCTCGGGTCGTTCCTGATGACCGGCGCGTCCCGGCCCATCGAGGCGCTGGGCGCGGCGCTGGGCAGCACCCCGGAGGTCGCCGGGTGGCTGGTGGGCGGCGCGCTGCTGGGCGTCGCGGCCCTGCTGATCCGCCTGTGGCGACCCACCACTGCTTCCATCACTGCTTCCTTCCCTGCGCACGCCACGCTGCCCGCCCAGACCGCCGCCCCCGCGAAACTGACAGTCCGGGCGGCCTTCGCCATTCCCGGCGTGCGCAGCACCGCGCTGGCCCTGGCGACCGCGCAGGGCCTGATGGTCACCCTGATGAGCCTCACGCCGCTGCGGGCGCACCACATGGGCATGGATCACGGCGCGGTCGCCGCGCTGATCAGCGGGCACATCCTGGGCATGTTCGGTTTCGGCTGGCTGACCGGACCCCTGATCGACCGCCTGGGCCTGCGCTTCGGGTACGTGGGCGGCGCGCTGCTGCTGGCCGCCGCCGCCCTGTGCGCCCCCCTGAGCGGCGCGGCGTGGCTGGCCGTCAGCATGTTCGGGCTGGGCCTCGGCTGGAACCTCGCGTTCGTGGCGGGCAGCAAGGCCCTGACCCGCTTCCCGGCCGCGCAGGGCGTCACGGACGGCCTGGGGTACGTCGCGGCGGGCGTGGGGACCGCGCTGGGCGGCGTGATCATCGCCCGCGCCGGTTTCCCCGTGCTGGCCGCAGGCTGCGCCGTCCTGGCACTGCTGCCGCTGATCAGCGCGTGGCGGGTCCGGGCTGCCTGA
- a CDS encoding NUDIX domain-containing protein, translating to MSSQGPLPPPDATHYRRPDGVPPRPSVGGVILRPVALVVEPGPYPQLPKGGLEGSETHRDALQRELREEAGLEGVQILRELATLERLNYARTKWQVTRYYLGISTQSVVLPPLEPGYRLEWHPLLGGQVPDLFWPEQTQLLRQVARQLQRNGTPF from the coding sequence GTGAGTTCTCAAGGGCCACTGCCACCCCCGGACGCCACCCACTACCGCCGCCCGGACGGTGTGCCACCGCGCCCCAGCGTGGGCGGGGTCATCCTGCGCCCCGTCGCGCTGGTCGTGGAACCCGGCCCCTACCCGCAACTGCCCAAGGGTGGTCTGGAAGGCAGCGAAACCCACCGGGACGCCCTGCAGCGCGAACTGCGCGAGGAGGCCGGACTGGAGGGCGTGCAGATCCTCCGCGAACTGGCGACCCTGGAACGCCTGAACTACGCCCGCACGAAGTGGCAGGTCACCCGCTACTACCTGGGGATCAGCACCCAGTCGGTAGTCCTGCCCCCGCTGGAGCCGGGCTACCGGCTGGAATGGCACCCCCTGCTGGGCGGGCAGGTGCCGGACCTGTTCTGGCCCGAGCAGACGCAGTTACTGCGGCAGGTGGCCCGCCAGCTTCAGCGGAACGGCACGCCGTTCTGA
- a CDS encoding aspartate-semialdehyde dehydrogenase — MRVAIVGATGAVGHELLKVLEGSSLQFDELLLFASPRSAGTQLTFKGQSLTVQVTPEGAIDADVILASAGGSISKALAPRWVEGGAVVIDNSSAFRYDADVPLVVPEVNGDAALGHKGIIANPNCTTAIAVVAVAPIHRAYGVKRMIVSTYQATSGAGAKGMEELLDQTRAELNGEQAQASVFAHPIPFNVIPHIDSFQDNGYTKEEMKVAWETRKIIGDDSLKISCTAVRIPTLRTHSEAITLELERPATPEAVRELLAGAAGVEVRDNPEGKLYPMPLTASGKYDVEVGRIRESLVFDGGIDLFVAGDQLLKGAALNAVQIAEYLQQKGALTARQRA, encoded by the coding sequence ATGCGCGTAGCGATTGTCGGGGCGACCGGAGCGGTGGGGCACGAACTTCTCAAGGTGCTGGAGGGCAGCAGCCTGCAATTCGATGAGCTGCTCCTGTTTGCCAGTCCGCGCAGCGCGGGCACGCAGCTGACCTTCAAGGGCCAATCCCTGACGGTGCAGGTCACGCCGGAAGGGGCGATCGACGCGGACGTGATCCTGGCGTCGGCGGGCGGCAGCATCAGCAAGGCGCTGGCGCCCAGGTGGGTGGAGGGCGGCGCGGTCGTGATCGACAATAGCAGCGCCTTCCGGTACGACGCGGATGTGCCGCTGGTCGTGCCCGAGGTGAACGGCGACGCCGCGCTGGGCCACAAGGGCATCATCGCCAACCCGAACTGCACGACGGCCATCGCCGTGGTCGCCGTGGCGCCCATCCACCGCGCGTACGGCGTGAAGCGCATGATCGTCAGCACGTATCAGGCCACCAGCGGCGCCGGGGCCAAGGGCATGGAGGAACTGCTGGACCAGACGCGCGCGGAACTGAACGGTGAGCAGGCGCAGGCGAGCGTGTTCGCGCACCCGATCCCGTTCAACGTGATTCCGCACATCGATTCCTTCCAGGACAACGGGTACACCAAGGAAGAGATGAAGGTCGCCTGGGAGACCCGCAAGATCATCGGGGACGACAGCCTGAAGATCAGCTGCACCGCCGTGCGCATTCCCACCCTGCGCACGCACAGCGAGGCCATCACCCTGGAACTCGAACGCCCCGCCACGCCTGAGGCCGTGCGTGAGCTGCTGGCCGGGGCTGCCGGGGTCGAGGTGCGCGACAACCCGGAAGGCAAGCTGTACCCCATGCCCCTGACCGCCAGCGGCAAGTACGACGTGGAGGTGGGCCGCATCCGCGAGTCGCTGGTGTTCGACGGCGGCATCGACCTGTTCGTGGCGGGCGACCAGCTCCTGAAAGGCGCGGCCCTGAACGCCGTGCAGATCGCCGAGTACCTCCAGCAGAAAGGTGCGCTGACAGCCAGGCAGCGGGCGTAA
- a CDS encoding aldo/keto reductase has protein sequence MSVSAVGLGCNNFGGRLDQTATTAVVRRALDAGITLFDTADIYGNRGGSEEMLGRALGPERRNIILASKFGMDMGDGQQGARPDYIRQALEASLRRLGTDYLDLYQLHRPDPNTPIEDTLGTLNDLVQQGLVRAVGVSNMPAADVRAADALAQQHGWARFTSCQDEHSLLVRDIETDLIPAARDLNLGLLPYFPLASGLLTGKYHAGQPLPDGARITGSQGAQDRYLTPQNWTVVENLRTFAQAQGHTLLELALGWLLSFPETSSVIAGATRPEQIDANVAAATWTLSADERAEVDRITRA, from the coding sequence CTGAGCGTCTCGGCAGTCGGACTGGGCTGCAACAACTTCGGCGGTCGCCTCGACCAGACCGCCACCACCGCCGTCGTGCGCCGCGCACTCGATGCGGGCATCACGCTGTTCGACACGGCCGACATCTACGGCAACCGGGGCGGCAGCGAGGAAATGCTGGGCCGCGCCCTCGGCCCGGAACGCCGGAACATCATCCTGGCCAGCAAGTTCGGCATGGACATGGGAGACGGCCAGCAGGGCGCGCGGCCCGACTACATCCGACAGGCGCTGGAGGCCAGCCTGCGCCGCCTCGGCACGGACTACCTGGACCTGTACCAGCTGCACCGCCCGGACCCGAATACGCCCATCGAGGACACCCTGGGCACCCTGAACGACCTCGTGCAGCAGGGGCTCGTGCGGGCTGTCGGCGTGAGCAACATGCCCGCCGCCGACGTGCGCGCCGCCGACGCCCTGGCCCAACAGCACGGCTGGGCACGCTTCACGTCCTGCCAGGACGAACACAGCCTGCTGGTCCGCGACATCGAAACCGACCTGATCCCCGCCGCCCGCGACCTGAACCTGGGCCTGCTCCCGTACTTCCCGCTCGCCAGCGGCCTCCTGACCGGCAAGTACCACGCCGGGCAACCCCTCCCGGACGGCGCACGCATCACGGGCAGCCAGGGCGCGCAGGACCGCTACCTGACCCCGCAGAACTGGACGGTCGTCGAGAACCTCCGGACCTTCGCGCAGGCCCAGGGTCACACGCTGCTGGAACTGGCGTTGGGCTGGCTGCTGTCCTTCCCCGAAACCAGCAGCGTCATCGCCGGGGCGACCCGACCCGAACAGATCGACGCGAACGTCGCTGCCGCCACCTGGACCCTGAGCGCCGACGAGCGGGCCGAGGTGGACCGCATCACGCGCGCGTAG
- a CDS encoding META domain-containing protein: MSALLPLTLAVLTSLPAPTPASPALVGTTWTLQTVQPAGNAPITPGAPLTRPTLTLTGSGPDLTVGGSTGCSALTGAARLGAAGPLKTATLLLRGVQGGDTDHCTDAALALREDYLNLLRATTRYALNGDTLTLSAGKGRLTFRALEARPAAPVNISLNGAWTVTRLNAAGRDLPTSSLLNVSFDGPKVTLGGAVGCNALRGTGALLGGPARVTFGPVSSTRMACPVPQAQAETALLALLRAPLSVTQAGSSLTLSGAGGTLTLTRGPQPAATPATTPTAPDPAATYTLTRVNGAPAPATARPVSLTFRDGRVGGVDGCNNVGAPYALRGAVSGGAVLTLTGPAFTTRVACPETGVNLIGLLDRAPTLTVQGAAGRGQTLTLTVPATADAPAERWEFQAR; this comes from the coding sequence ATGAGCGCCCTGCTGCCCCTGACCCTGGCCGTCCTGACCTCGCTGCCCGCGCCCACCCCGGCCTCTCCCGCGCTGGTCGGCACGACCTGGACCCTCCAGACCGTGCAGCCCGCCGGGAACGCACCCATCACGCCCGGCGCGCCCCTGACCCGCCCCACCCTGACCCTGACCGGCAGTGGCCCGGACCTGACCGTGGGCGGCAGCACCGGATGCAGCGCCCTGACCGGCGCGGCCCGCCTGGGCGCTGCCGGCCCGCTGAAAACGGCCACGCTGCTGCTGCGCGGCGTGCAGGGCGGCGACACCGACCACTGCACCGACGCCGCCCTGGCCCTGCGCGAGGATTACCTGAACCTGCTGCGCGCCACCACCCGCTACGCCCTGAACGGCGACACCCTGACCCTGAGCGCCGGGAAGGGCCGCCTGACCTTCCGCGCGCTGGAGGCCCGTCCCGCGGCCCCTGTGAACATCAGCCTGAACGGCGCCTGGACCGTCACGCGCCTGAACGCCGCAGGGCGCGACCTGCCCACGAGCAGTCTGCTGAACGTCAGCTTCGACGGCCCGAAAGTCACGCTGGGCGGCGCGGTCGGCTGCAACGCGCTGCGCGGCACCGGGGCGCTGCTGGGCGGCCCGGCGCGCGTGACCTTCGGGCCGGTCAGCTCGACCCGCATGGCCTGCCCGGTCCCCCAGGCGCAGGCGGAAACGGCCCTGCTGGCCCTGCTGCGCGCCCCCCTGAGCGTCACGCAGGCAGGCAGCAGCCTGACCCTCAGCGGCGCGGGCGGCACCCTGACCCTCACGCGCGGCCCCCAGCCTGCCGCGACCCCGGCGACCACACCCACTGCGCCCGACCCGGCCGCCACGTACACCCTGACCCGCGTGAACGGTGCGCCCGCCCCCGCCACTGCGCGGCCCGTCAGCCTGACCTTCCGGGACGGGCGGGTGGGCGGTGTGGACGGCTGCAACAACGTGGGCGCCCCCTACGCCCTGCGCGGCGCCGTGTCGGGCGGCGCCGTGCTGACCCTGACCGGCCCGGCCTTCACGACCCGCGTGGCCTGCCCGGAAACCGGCGTGAACCTGATCGGCCTGCTGGACCGCGCGCCCACCCTGACCGTGCAGGGCGCCGCCGGACGCGGGCAGACCCTGACCCTGACGGTGCCTGCCACGGCCGACGCGCCCGCCGAACGCTGGGAATTCCAGGCCCGCTGA
- a CDS encoding rhomboid family intramembrane serine protease — MTRPDRFRSARPPSRVGQLGPAAGLTAALVAGIWGQEVADQLLFGGSLDRYGILPRDGGSFWNILTAPFLHAGFGHLMANTVPLAVLAFMGAVRGVARFVAATLIIVLVGGALVWLFGRGGSVHLGASELVFGFLAYLLGVGWWERTPVAIGVAVAAFALYGGILWGVLPGNPYVSWEAHLFGFLAGLLAAALLHGRRPRRAEGQNGVPFR, encoded by the coding sequence ATGACCCGACCCGACCGGTTCCGCTCTGCGCGCCCTCCCTCCCGCGTGGGTCAGCTGGGACCGGCGGCAGGCCTGACGGCGGCGCTCGTGGCGGGCATCTGGGGGCAGGAGGTGGCCGATCAGCTGCTGTTCGGCGGGTCGCTGGACCGCTACGGCATCCTCCCGCGCGACGGGGGGTCGTTCTGGAACATCCTGACCGCACCGTTCCTGCACGCGGGGTTCGGGCACCTGATGGCGAACACGGTGCCGCTGGCGGTGCTGGCGTTCATGGGCGCCGTGCGCGGCGTGGCGCGCTTCGTGGCGGCCACGCTGATCATCGTGCTGGTGGGGGGCGCGCTGGTGTGGCTGTTCGGGCGGGGCGGCAGCGTGCACCTGGGCGCCAGCGAACTGGTGTTCGGGTTCCTGGCGTACCTGCTGGGCGTGGGCTGGTGGGAGCGCACGCCGGTCGCCATTGGCGTGGCGGTCGCGGCGTTCGCGCTGTACGGGGGCATCCTGTGGGGCGTGCTGCCCGGCAACCCGTACGTGTCGTGGGAGGCGCACCTGTTCGGGTTCCTGGCGGGCCTGCTGGCGGCGGCGCTGCTGCACGGGCGGCGGCCCCGCCGGGCGGAAGGTCAGAACGGCGTGCCGTTCCGCTGA
- the plsY gene encoding glycerol-3-phosphate 1-O-acyltransferase PlsY, giving the protein MTFLAVLAVLISYVVGAIPAAAWVARTRGVDILKVGSGNSGSTNVLRTLGKGPAIVVAIFDILKGALAIWLARALGLDAPMQAACGVAAVIGHNFSPFLNFKGGKGVATTFGTICALLPVAGLGFFLMGITTVWLTRFVSAGSILGALTGAFTAYLLGAPLWLSLVVSALAALIVWQHRENIRKLHAGNERRFGEKVGGEKAS; this is encoded by the coding sequence GTGACCTTTCTTGCCGTGCTGGCGGTGCTGATTTCTTACGTGGTCGGGGCGATTCCGGCGGCGGCCTGGGTGGCGCGCACGCGTGGCGTGGACATCCTGAAAGTCGGGAGTGGCAACAGCGGTTCCACGAACGTCCTGCGCACGCTGGGCAAGGGACCGGCGATTGTCGTGGCGATCTTCGACATCCTCAAGGGCGCGCTGGCAATCTGGCTGGCGCGCGCCCTGGGCCTGGACGCGCCCATGCAGGCGGCGTGCGGGGTGGCCGCCGTGATCGGCCATAACTTCAGTCCGTTCCTGAACTTCAAGGGCGGCAAGGGCGTGGCGACCACGTTCGGCACGATCTGCGCGCTGCTGCCCGTGGCGGGCCTGGGTTTCTTCCTGATGGGCATCACGACCGTGTGGCTCACGCGGTTCGTGTCGGCGGGCAGCATCCTGGGCGCGCTGACGGGCGCGTTCACGGCGTACCTGCTGGGCGCGCCGCTGTGGCTGTCGCTGGTCGTCTCGGCGCTGGCCGCGCTGATCGTGTGGCAGCACCGCGAGAACATCCGCAAACTGCACGCCGGGAACGAACGCCGCTTCGGCGAGAAAGTCGGCGGCGAGAAGGCCAGCTGA
- a CDS encoding cobalamin B12-binding domain-containing protein yields MTQDRRIRVLIAKPGMDGHDRGAKVVARALRDAGMEVIYTGLRQTAEMIVSAAVQEDVDAIGLSVLSGAHMHYFREVMTLLREQDAQDIIVFGGGIIPDQDLPTLAELGVGRVFTPGASTEDAATYLRGAVQARWQAQGEA; encoded by the coding sequence ATGACACAGGACCGCCGAATTCGAGTACTGATTGCCAAGCCCGGCATGGACGGCCACGACCGGGGCGCGAAGGTCGTGGCGCGCGCCCTGCGGGACGCCGGCATGGAAGTCATCTACACCGGGCTGCGCCAGACGGCCGAGATGATCGTCAGCGCCGCCGTGCAGGAGGACGTGGACGCCATCGGCCTGAGCGTGCTGTCCGGCGCGCACATGCATTACTTCCGGGAGGTCATGACCCTGCTGCGCGAGCAGGACGCGCAGGACATCATCGTGTTCGGGGGCGGCATCATCCCCGATCAGGACCTGCCGACCCTGGCGGAACTGGGCGTGGGGCGCGTGTTCACGCCCGGCGCCAGCACCGAGGACGCCGCCACGTACCTGCGCGGCGCCGTGCAGGCCCGCTGGCAGGCGCAGGGCGAGGCGTGA